One window of the Methanocaldococcus vulcanius M7 genome contains the following:
- a CDS encoding metallophosphoesterase: MRKIYFISDTHFDHVNIIKYCNRPFSSVEEMNETIIKNWNKVVRDKDLVYFLGDFVLSKNKKERVREYCEQLNGEIIFIRGNHDKIGDKFKIISHKDIRFMLIHNPDSCNALNFEGWVIHGHHHGNFLDKYPFFNWKEKRINVSVEVVNYMPISLDLIIKLIKKEKQNIKKIDDLFINKEVI; encoded by the coding sequence ATGAGAAAGATCTATTTTATCTCAGATACTCATTTTGATCATGTAAATATAATAAAATACTGTAATAGGCCGTTTTCCAGTGTTGAGGAGATGAATGAAACAATAATCAAAAATTGGAATAAGGTTGTTAGAGATAAGGACTTAGTTTATTTTTTGGGGGATTTTGTTCTTAGTAAAAATAAAAAAGAAAGAGTTAGAGAGTATTGCGAGCAATTGAATGGAGAAATTATATTCATAAGGGGAAATCATGATAAAATAGGAGATAAATTTAAAATAATATCTCATAAAGATATTAGATTCATGTTAATCCACAATCCTGATAGCTGTAATGCTTTAAACTTTGAGGGATGGGTTATTCATGGACATCATCATGGAAATTTTTTGGATAAGTATCCTTTTTTTAATTGGAAAGAGAAAAGAATAAACGTATCCGTGGAAGTTGTTAACTACATGCCAATTAGTTTAGATCTTATTATAAAATTGATAAAAAAAGAAAAGCAGAATATTAAAAAGATTGATGATTTATTTATAAATAAAGAAGTTATTTAA
- a CDS encoding TraB family protein, which translates to MIILEKITIFNGINKCDIYLIGTAHVSKKSIEEVEEAVSTLHPEGIAVELDNKRFLSLLSNEEKNIDLKKVLKEGNFIRFFIYLILANSQKKIGEGLGIKPGSEMKKAIEIAGEYGLPIFLIDRDIDITLSRLISRMSFKEKIKILWDLLNASEDDLEVDSDLLKEMVENPEKFIKLLKEISPTIYEVLVDERDRFMAKKLFELSKGKNSLLAVVGAGHVNGIKQYLKKLEEGEDIDLIELIRVPRKKFSVMKLSTYVVSIIIIGIFIYAVYYAINNPDLLKMITFQWILFTGGLSALGVLLARGKIITAIVAFLSAPITTLVPLPLAAVGTIAGLVELKYREITDKDLIGIINADSIKELINNNLFRVLLVATLSNIGASIGVFYCLGKFIGFLG; encoded by the coding sequence GTGATCATTTTGGAAAAAATAACCATATTCAATGGAATTAATAAATGTGATATTTATCTCATCGGAACGGCCCACGTCTCAAAAAAGAGTATTGAAGAAGTAGAAGAGGCGGTCTCAACTTTACATCCCGAAGGGATCGCAGTAGAACTTGATAATAAAAGATTTCTCTCCCTTTTATCTAATGAGGAGAAGAATATAGATCTAAAAAAAGTTCTAAAAGAAGGTAATTTCATAAGATTTTTTATATATTTGATTTTAGCAAATTCTCAGAAAAAAATAGGGGAGGGTCTTGGAATAAAACCAGGTAGCGAGATGAAAAAAGCTATTGAAATTGCAGGAGAGTATGGTTTACCAATATTTTTGATTGATAGAGACATTGATATAACATTATCGAGATTAATTTCCAGAATGTCTTTTAAAGAGAAGATAAAAATTCTTTGGGATCTTTTAAATGCCAGCGAAGATGATCTTGAAGTAGATAGCGATCTCTTAAAGGAGATGGTAGAAAATCCAGAAAAATTTATAAAATTATTAAAGGAGATCTCACCAACTATCTATGAAGTTTTAGTAGATGAAAGAGATAGATTTATGGCTAAAAAATTGTTTGAATTAAGCAAGGGGAAAAATTCACTGCTTGCAGTTGTAGGAGCAGGACACGTTAATGGAATAAAACAATATTTAAAGAAATTAGAAGAAGGGGAGGATATAGATTTAATAGAACTTATAAGGGTTCCAAGAAAAAAATTTTCGGTAATGAAACTCTCAACCTATGTTGTTTCAATAATTATAATAGGAATTTTTATCTATGCAGTTTATTATGCAATTAACAATCCCGATCTTTTAAAGATGATAACATTCCAGTGGATTCTATTTACAGGGGGTTTATCAGCCCTCGGGGTCTTGTTGGCAAGAGGGAAAATAATAACTGCAATTGTTGCATTTCTATCAGCACCGATAACCACACTTGTTCCCCTACCTCTTGCAGCCGTTGGAACAATTGCTGGTTTAGTTGAATTAAAATATAGAGAAATAACAGATAAGGACTTAATTGGAATAATAAACGCTGATTCAATAAAGGAATTAATAAACAATAACTTATTTAGAGTATTGCTTGTAGCAACTCTGTCAAATATTGGAGCATCGATAGGGGTGTTTTATTGCTTGGGAAAATTTATTGGATTTTTAGGATAA
- the ilvC gene encoding ketol-acid reductoisomerase, which yields MVKIFYDKDVDFNAVKDKIIAVIGYGSQGRAQALNMKDSGLNVVVGLRPNGSSWEKAKKDGHEVMSIEEAAEKADIIHILIPDEVQPAVYKKQIEPYLTEGKTISFSHGYNIHYGFIKPPENVNITMVAPKSPGAMVRKTYEEGFGVPGLVAVERDYTGDALQIALGMAKGIGLTRVGVIQTTFKEETETDLFGEQVVLCGGVTELIKAAFETLVEAGYAPEMAYFETCHELKLIVDLIYQKGLQGMWENVSNTAEYGGLTRRERVINEESRKAMKEILKEIQDGRFAKEWSLEREAGFPHLNALRRLEKEHLIEKVGKDLRKMCGLEKE from the coding sequence ATGGTTAAGATATTCTATGATAAAGATGTTGACTTCAATGCAGTTAAAGACAAAATAATAGCAGTTATCGGATACGGAAGTCAGGGAAGAGCTCAGGCACTTAATATGAAGGACAGTGGGTTGAATGTTGTAGTTGGATTAAGACCAAATGGATCTTCATGGGAAAAAGCCAAAAAGGATGGACATGAAGTAATGAGTATAGAAGAAGCAGCAGAAAAGGCAGATATTATCCACATTCTAATTCCAGATGAGGTTCAACCAGCAGTTTACAAAAAGCAGATTGAACCCTACCTAACAGAAGGAAAAACAATAAGCTTCTCTCATGGATACAACATCCACTATGGGTTTATAAAACCACCAGAAAATGTTAATATAACAATGGTAGCTCCAAAAAGCCCAGGAGCAATGGTTAGGAAAACATATGAAGAGGGCTTTGGAGTTCCTGGTTTAGTAGCTGTTGAGAGGGACTATACAGGAGATGCTTTGCAAATTGCATTAGGAATGGCCAAGGGTATTGGATTAACAAGAGTTGGAGTAATACAAACAACATTTAAGGAAGAGACAGAAACGGACTTATTTGGAGAGCAGGTTGTTTTATGTGGAGGAGTTACTGAGTTAATTAAGGCAGCGTTTGAAACATTGGTTGAAGCGGGCTACGCTCCAGAGATGGCTTACTTTGAAACATGCCACGAGTTGAAGTTGATAGTTGATCTGATCTATCAGAAAGGTCTGCAAGGAATGTGGGAAAATGTTTCAAATACTGCTGAATATGGCGGTTTAACAAGAAGAGAAAGAGTTATAAATGAAGAATCAAGAAAAGCGATGAAAGAGATTTTAAAAGAAATACAAGACGGAAGATTTGCAAAAGAATGGAGTTTAGAGAGAGAAGCGGGCTTCCCTCACTTAAATGCTTTAAGAAGATTAGAAAAAGAACATTTAATAGAAAAGGTCGGAAAGGATTTAAGGAAAATGTGTGGATTGGAGAAAGAATAA
- a CDS encoding AAA family ATPase, protein MKITSVKAKNLLSFEDFEIEFGEGNVVIIFGPNNVGKTNLFRILKLLKNIINEKMTIQELELYLHDKQKKSMSIEIGVEFDNLDKNLISRFLKVFFKLYAPNLVKTCNNMNINIIDVIIDYFSSGSYIWECSQLNCHKPHFLVQLNNLERDIEEIKSYLKEKGYSTMIPDLIDHSKILQELDRNVEVISAINELKNIITSTINSIIDAYEKGGRIFFTTLIEGRNSAILIEKDKSYEEFNTAIGENIEKYGGYFKRLKMEYVFLKLFIVLIALKKLTANNMTISLKKVVEYSKENPWDDEILEDLKYIAEFFGYEITEMNDVSLNDILLKIYENGLIFYEDYLPNKGKVSIPDGMIVDLLASIENSTENSKMKSKILELFKNSTVNSMQLGLLTDDWVSSYLFFLKNNADIKLRKKFLKIKEMFEFMFNGGKLSFDVILDDNKPDIVIYSEEIEVPLNMAGLGVKKILEILTLIYGYDSKVVLLDAPFIQLYQKYQKRFSKIFRDIKNIESQTIIILHSLHFIDEKITSDIFRFYRPKKCTRYVHIGNTIKKLEKEINTKILDRTTRKMLLSDAVILLSSALRDLPLFDLADYFNIPMDEFNIEVVRPQNTLCFEKYYSLLQYTSIPYLIIVRSSILYNLYEPTEDGKYRLLEKGKFHKLVEERLKFFKTRHPFWLIKEEFDEVISQYIKTLETHREKLNELGYNYLSSEEDVAKYCINPLREKLDPLLRKKLFIFTVPHDFILPANENKDPQIKERYILHNYLAYKKETLEEFKEFFDYFIKFHNLQ, encoded by the coding sequence ATGAAGATAACCTCCGTTAAAGCTAAAAATTTATTATCTTTTGAAGATTTCGAAATAGAGTTTGGGGAGGGGAATGTTGTTATAATCTTTGGGCCAAACAACGTCGGAAAGACAAACTTATTTAGGATCTTAAAACTTTTAAAAAATATAATCAATGAAAAAATGACAATTCAGGAATTGGAATTGTATTTGCATGACAAACAGAAAAAATCAATGAGTATTGAAATTGGAGTCGAATTTGATAACCTCGATAAAAATCTCATCTCAAGATTTTTGAAGGTCTTTTTCAAACTATATGCTCCAAACTTAGTAAAGACCTGCAACAACATGAACATCAACATAATAGATGTAATAATCGATTACTTTTCCTCTGGATCATATATTTGGGAATGTTCTCAACTAAATTGCCATAAACCTCACTTTTTAGTGCAATTAAATAATTTAGAAAGAGATATTGAAGAGATAAAATCCTACTTAAAAGAGAAAGGATATTCAACAATGATTCCTGACTTAATAGATCATTCTAAAATCCTTCAAGAATTAGATAGAAATGTAGAAGTGATCTCTGCAATAAATGAGTTAAAAAACATAATAACTTCTACAATAAATTCAATAATTGACGCTTATGAAAAAGGAGGGAGGATATTTTTTACAACATTGATTGAGGGAAGAAATTCTGCAATTTTAATTGAAAAAGATAAGAGTTATGAGGAGTTTAATACTGCAATAGGAGAGAATATAGAAAAGTATGGAGGATACTTTAAGCGTTTAAAAATGGAATATGTATTTTTAAAACTTTTTATTGTTCTTATTGCTCTAAAAAAATTGACAGCAAATAACATGACCATATCTCTTAAAAAAGTAGTTGAATATTCAAAAGAAAATCCTTGGGATGATGAGATCCTCGAAGATCTTAAATATATAGCAGAATTTTTTGGTTATGAGATCACAGAGATGAATGATGTATCTTTAAATGATATTTTATTAAAAATATATGAAAATGGGCTTATATTTTATGAAGATTACCTTCCAAATAAGGGAAAGGTCTCGATTCCAGATGGTATGATCGTTGATCTACTTGCAAGTATTGAAAATAGCACTGAAAACTCAAAAATGAAATCAAAAATTCTTGAACTTTTTAAAAACTCGACAGTTAATAGTATGCAATTAGGCCTTTTAACAGACGATTGGGTTAGTAGTTATCTATTTTTTTTAAAAAACAACGCTGACATAAAACTTAGAAAGAAATTTTTAAAGATCAAAGAGATGTTTGAATTCATGTTTAACGGAGGAAAACTAAGCTTTGATGTGATTTTAGATGACAATAAGCCAGATATTGTAATATACTCTGAAGAAATAGAAGTCCCATTAAACATGGCTGGCTTAGGAGTTAAAAAGATCTTAGAGATACTTACATTAATATATGGCTATGATTCGAAAGTTGTGCTATTAGATGCTCCGTTTATTCAACTTTATCAAAAATATCAGAAAAGATTTTCAAAAATATTTAGGGATATTAAAAACATCGAATCGCAGACGATCATTATACTCCACTCACTACACTTCATAGATGAAAAGATAACCTCAGATATATTTAGATTCTATCGACCTAAAAAGTGCACAAGATATGTCCACATAGGAAATACAATAAAAAAACTTGAAAAAGAAATAAATACAAAAATTTTAGATAGAACTACAAGAAAAATGTTATTATCTGATGCAGTGATTTTACTAAGCTCCGCTTTAAGAGATCTGCCACTCTTTGATTTAGCCGACTACTTCAACATACCAATGGATGAATTTAACATAGAAGTGGTAAGGCCCCAAAACACCCTCTGTTTCGAAAAATACTACTCTCTATTACAATACACCTCAATACCTTATTTAATAATCGTAAGGAGCTCAATACTTTACAACCTTTATGAACCCACTGAGGATGGAAAATACCGCTTACTTGAAAAAGGAAAGTTCCATAAATTAGTTGAAGAAAGATTAAAATTCTTTAAAACAAGACATCCATTCTGGCTAATTAAAGAGGAGTTTGATGAAGTTATAAGCCAGTATATAAAGACATTAGAAACTCACAGAGAAAAATTAAATGAATTGGGATACAACTACCTATCATCAGAAGAAGATGTTGCAAAATACTGCATAAACCCACTTAGAGAGAAATTAGATCCTCTCCTAAGGAAAAAATTATTTATATTTACAGTTCCTCACGACTTTATACTTCCTGCAAATGAAAACAAAGATCCTCAGATAAAAGAGCGTTATATATTACACAACTACTTAGCATATAAAAAAGAGACATTAGAGGAGTTTAAAGAATTTTTCGATTACTTTATTAAATTTCACAACTTGCAGTAA
- the dadD gene encoding multifunctional 5'-deoxyadenosine/S-adenosyl-L-homocysteine/5'-methylthioadenosine deaminase, with protein MILIKNVYVNGKRQDILIEDNIIKKIGEIKKEEEMEIIDGTKKIAIPGLINTHTHIPMTLFRGVADDLPLMEWLNNHIWKMEAKLNEEIVYWGTLLGCVEMIKTGTTTFNDMYFFLEGIAKAVDESGMRAVLAYGMIDLFDEEKREKEIKNAEKYINYIKDLNNRRITPALGPHAPYTCSKELLLEVNKLAKKYKIPIHIHMNETLDEIKMIKEKFGKEPFLYLNEFGFFDGVDVIAAHCVHLSEEEIKIIKEKNISVSHNPISNLKLASGIAPIPKLLNEGINTTLGTDGCGSNNNLNLFEEIKCSAILHKGTTLDPTIVKAEEAFNFATKNGAKALNVKAGDIREGYLADLVLINVNKPQLRPISNIKSHLVYSFNGCVDDVIIDGKIVMREGDIITLDEEEIYEKAEEMYAILSA; from the coding sequence TTGATACTGATAAAAAATGTTTATGTAAATGGAAAAAGGCAGGATATTTTAATAGAGGATAATATCATCAAAAAAATTGGAGAAATTAAAAAAGAAGAAGAGATGGAAATTATAGATGGGACAAAAAAAATAGCAATCCCTGGATTAATAAATACTCACACTCACATTCCAATGACCTTATTTAGAGGAGTAGCTGATGACTTACCATTAATGGAGTGGTTAAATAATCACATATGGAAGATGGAAGCGAAATTAAATGAAGAAATAGTTTACTGGGGAACACTACTTGGCTGTGTTGAAATGATAAAAACAGGAACTACGACCTTCAATGACATGTATTTTTTCTTGGAAGGGATTGCAAAAGCAGTTGACGAAAGTGGAATGAGGGCAGTGTTAGCGTATGGAATGATAGATCTATTTGATGAAGAAAAAAGAGAGAAAGAAATTAAAAACGCTGAAAAATATATTAATTATATAAAAGATTTAAACAATAGGAGAATAACTCCTGCTCTTGGTCCACACGCTCCCTATACTTGCTCCAAAGAACTACTCCTCGAGGTTAACAAACTGGCAAAAAAATATAAAATTCCAATACACATACATATGAATGAAACCTTAGATGAGATAAAAATGATAAAAGAAAAGTTCGGAAAGGAACCATTTCTCTATTTAAATGAGTTTGGATTTTTTGATGGAGTTGATGTTATCGCAGCACACTGCGTTCATCTAAGCGAAGAAGAAATAAAGATAATAAAAGAGAAAAATATCTCCGTATCCCATAACCCAATAAGCAACCTAAAACTTGCTTCTGGAATCGCTCCAATTCCAAAACTTTTAAACGAAGGAATTAATACAACATTGGGAACAGACGGATGTGGAAGCAATAATAATCTAAATCTATTTGAAGAGATTAAATGCTCAGCAATACTGCACAAAGGAACAACATTAGATCCAACAATAGTTAAAGCAGAGGAGGCGTTTAATTTTGCAACAAAAAACGGAGCAAAAGCTCTGAATGTAAAAGCAGGAGATATAAGAGAAGGATATTTAGCAGATTTAGTTCTTATTAACGTTAATAAACCACAACTACGGCCAATTAGTAATATAAAATCGCATCTTGTTTATTCTTTCAATGGATGCGTAGATGATGTTATAATTGATGGAAAAATAGTGATGAGAGAAGGAGATATAATTACCTTAGATGAAGAAGAGATCTACGAAAAAGCAGAGGAAATGTATGCTATTCTTTCAGCATAA
- the pstK gene encoding L-seryl-tRNA(Sec) kinase has protein sequence MLIILTGLPSVGKSTFSKKLAEILNKLGIDVIVLGSDMLRESFPAWRESYEEFIRKNTLYLIENALKEYWVIVDDTNYYNSMRRDLINIAKKNEKNYAIIYLRAPLNTLLQRNVKRGEKIPNEVIVEMYKKFDEPGRKYRWDEPFLTVDTTKEIDYYEIAMRLIEKSKKKDEKVRDRVENSISKDYSIINEIDKETRKIVGEYIKRIKPKNKEIDRIIKLRKRFIKNLKNEEDIDVSKAIIEFKRLLEEEG, from the coding sequence ATGCTCATAATACTGACAGGACTTCCAAGCGTTGGAAAATCTACTTTTTCAAAAAAATTAGCAGAAATTTTAAACAAACTTGGGATCGATGTTATTGTGTTAGGTAGTGATATGTTGAGAGAATCTTTTCCAGCGTGGAGAGAAAGTTATGAGGAATTTATAAGAAAAAACACGCTATATCTCATAGAAAACGCTTTGAAAGAGTATTGGGTAATCGTGGATGATACAAACTACTACAACTCTATGAGAAGAGATCTAATAAATATTGCCAAGAAAAATGAAAAAAATTATGCAATCATTTATTTAAGAGCTCCTTTAAATACTCTTCTTCAAAGAAACGTAAAAAGAGGGGAGAAGATACCAAATGAAGTGATTGTTGAAATGTATAAGAAATTTGATGAACCGGGAAGAAAGTATCGATGGGATGAGCCGTTTTTGACCGTTGACACTACCAAAGAGATCGATTATTATGAGATTGCAATGCGTTTAATTGAAAAATCCAAAAAAAAGGATGAGAAAGTTAGAGATCGGGTTGAAAATAGCATAAGTAAAGATTACAGTATTATAAACGAGATAGATAAGGAAACAAGGAAGATCGTTGGGGAATATATAAAACGTATTAAACCAAAAAATAAGGAGATAGATCGTATAATAAAACTCAGAAAAAGATTTATAAAAAATCTTAAAAATGAAGAGGATATTGATGTTTCCAAGGCCATAATAGAGTTTAAGAGGTTGCTTGAAGAAGAAGGATAA
- the recJ gene encoding single-stranded-DNA-specific exonuclease RecJ, translating to MESWIELKKGVNALKSKINGKVLIATHIDTDGLTSRAILQKLSERLELDADFMFLKQITQRSIEEIPFNEYDLTIFADLGSGQLRMIKNKLEELKLADKDSKVIILDHHQPESIKLPRSIIHINPLTIGKSGGEICGAGVSYLFAREVNREWTDLAKYAVLGAVGDVQNIEGKLIGLNRLILEDARLRGDILIKSDLQMYGRQTRPLFVSMRYWADVRTDLLNNDSRIIKYLQNISKKYDIEIDPSLRLAEIPFEHKRIIGSELLIKCLNYVPNHWTSYIPKVIFGEVYEFKGEDFGSPLRDLEEFSTCINACSRYGDYETALNVLMGDRDKYYKKMLSNLRRHRNNLRKALEHVKNDVDIIKKEKFQYFETDKIMPNIVGIVAGMSYSIEDVDWMKPIFAISEGEEGYKVSARCPKLLCFAENVNLASAIKYASEKVGGSGGGHKFASGAYIPSDKREFIKYLDVALG from the coding sequence ATGGAAAGTTGGATCGAATTGAAAAAAGGAGTCAATGCTTTAAAAAGTAAAATTAATGGAAAAGTATTGATAGCTACTCACATAGATACAGATGGTTTAACTTCGAGAGCTATTCTGCAAAAATTATCTGAAAGATTGGAATTAGATGCTGATTTTATGTTTTTAAAACAGATTACTCAGCGGAGTATTGAAGAGATCCCATTTAACGAATACGATCTTACAATATTTGCAGATCTCGGAAGCGGACAATTAAGGATGATAAAAAATAAATTAGAGGAATTAAAGTTAGCGGATAAAGACAGCAAAGTAATAATTTTAGATCATCATCAACCAGAAAGCATAAAGCTTCCAAGGAGTATTATTCACATAAATCCTCTAACAATTGGAAAAAGTGGAGGAGAAATATGTGGTGCAGGAGTATCATATCTTTTTGCAAGAGAGGTAAATAGAGAGTGGACTGATCTGGCTAAATATGCTGTTTTAGGGGCTGTTGGAGATGTTCAAAATATCGAAGGTAAGTTAATAGGTTTAAATAGGTTGATTCTTGAAGATGCAAGATTAAGAGGAGATATTTTAATAAAATCAGACCTGCAAATGTATGGCAGACAGACGAGGCCTTTGTTTGTGTCTATGAGATATTGGGCAGATGTTAGAACGGATCTCCTTAATAATGATTCAAGAATAATAAAATATCTCCAAAATATAAGCAAAAAGTATGATATAGAGATCGATCCATCGTTGAGGTTGGCTGAAATTCCTTTTGAGCATAAACGAATTATAGGTAGTGAACTTTTGATAAAGTGTCTAAACTATGTTCCAAATCATTGGACTTCTTATATTCCAAAGGTCATATTTGGAGAGGTTTATGAGTTCAAAGGGGAGGATTTTGGTTCTCCTTTGAGGGATTTAGAGGAGTTTTCAACTTGTATCAATGCATGTTCAAGATACGGGGATTATGAAACTGCTCTAAATGTTTTAATGGGAGATAGAGACAAATACTACAAAAAGATGTTATCAAATTTAAGAAGGCATAGAAACAATTTAAGAAAAGCATTAGAACACGTTAAGAACGATGTAGATATTATTAAAAAAGAAAAATTCCAGTACTTTGAGACGGATAAGATTATGCCAAACATTGTGGGAATAGTTGCTGGAATGAGTTATTCTATCGAGGACGTTGATTGGATGAAGCCGATATTTGCAATTTCTGAGGGAGAGGAGGGATATAAAGTTTCTGCAAGATGTCCTAAACTGTTATGTTTTGCTGAAAATGTAAACTTAGCAAGTGCAATAAAGTATGCTTCTGAGAAGGTTGGTGGAAGTGGTGGAGGGCATAAATTTGCCAGTGGAGCATATATTCCAAGCGATAAAAGAGAATTTATAAAGTATTTGGACGTTGCATTGGGATAG
- the ftsY gene encoding signal recognition particle-docking protein FtsY, with product MFGKLKEKLLETTSKITERIYKKGGEEEKIEEKIKEDKVDKIEEKIEEVKKSEKMDEHKKEKKISFFDRFGLTRAIKKAIKKEIVILEDDIEDILEELEIELLEADVALDVVEKLIENIKKELVGRKITPDDDVEEITINAIRTAIKNILSQKKIDLEEIIKANKAKGKPTVIVFVGINGTGKTTTIAKLAYKLKQKGYSVVLAAGDTFRAGAIEQLEQHAKNIGVKVIKHKQGADSAAVIYDAIQHAKARGIDVVLADTAGRQATNANLMEEIKKVVRVTKPDLVIFVGDALTGNDAVYQAEEFNRAVNIDGIILTKVDADAKGGAALSIGYAIGKPILYLGVGQRYSDLVEFNADWMVKKLFGEEEFKFSTEREF from the coding sequence ATGTTTGGAAAATTAAAAGAGAAACTTTTAGAAACAACATCAAAGATCACTGAAAGGATCTATAAAAAAGGTGGTGAAGAAGAAAAAATAGAAGAAAAAATAAAAGAGGATAAAGTTGATAAAATTGAAGAAAAAATAGAAGAGGTTAAAAAATCAGAAAAAATGGATGAACATAAGAAAGAAAAAAAGATAAGTTTTTTTGATAGATTTGGATTAACAAGGGCTATTAAGAAGGCAATAAAAAAGGAAATTGTGATCTTGGAGGATGACATTGAAGATATTCTTGAAGAGTTGGAAATTGAATTATTAGAAGCGGATGTTGCATTAGATGTTGTTGAAAAGTTAATTGAGAATATTAAAAAAGAGTTAGTTGGAAGAAAAATAACTCCTGACGATGATGTAGAAGAAATAACAATAAACGCGATTAGAACTGCTATAAAAAACATATTATCTCAGAAAAAAATCGATCTTGAAGAAATAATAAAAGCCAACAAAGCGAAAGGAAAACCCACAGTTATAGTTTTTGTAGGAATAAATGGAACTGGAAAAACAACAACAATTGCAAAATTAGCTTATAAACTAAAACAGAAGGGATATAGTGTAGTTTTGGCAGCAGGGGACACGTTTAGGGCAGGTGCAATAGAGCAGTTAGAACAGCATGCCAAAAATATTGGTGTTAAAGTTATAAAACATAAACAGGGAGCGGATTCTGCTGCTGTTATATACGATGCCATACAGCATGCTAAGGCAAGGGGGATTGATGTTGTTTTGGCAGATACCGCAGGAAGGCAGGCAACAAATGCCAATTTAATGGAGGAGATCAAAAAAGTAGTTAGAGTGACAAAGCCGGATTTAGTAATATTTGTAGGAGATGCTTTAACCGGAAACGATGCAGTTTATCAAGCAGAAGAATTTAACAGAGCAGTTAATATTGACGGAATAATCTTAACTAAGGTTGATGCTGATGCTAAGGGAGGGGCTGCTCTTTCTATCGGTTATGCAATTGGAAAACCAATACTTTACTTAGGTGTGGGGCAGAGATATTCGGATTTAGTTGAGTTTAATGCCGATTGGATGGTTAAAAAATTATTTGGAGAAGAGGAGTTTAAGTTTTCAACAGAAAGAGAGTTTTAA
- a CDS encoding winged helix-turn-helix domain-containing protein, which produces MEKDPRMRILKDLIERGRINDAIKLIEMEEGLMDLIHPFLVSKNAKLKINCIIVLGNLYLNGKIDDSCFIKYLEDLFLEEDRNLVFKAFLTLKEIPEIYRDDSACKLIMKYIINYEKYKRDLRKYSTLPNMKRDKIMIIFDILRTIKNNDLKKTNIMYATNLDWRTLNNYMSYLIKNEFIKEEREKFSLTERGRQLLEKIENVLRLIYFNE; this is translated from the coding sequence ATGGAAAAAGATCCGAGAATGCGGATATTAAAGGACTTAATTGAGAGGGGTAGGATAAATGATGCAATAAAACTTATAGAAATGGAAGAAGGGTTAATGGATTTAATTCATCCTTTTTTAGTATCAAAAAACGCTAAGTTAAAAATAAATTGTATTATAGTTTTAGGAAATCTTTATTTGAATGGAAAAATTGATGATTCCTGCTTTATAAAGTATCTTGAAGATCTATTTTTAGAAGAAGATCGAAATCTGGTTTTCAAAGCTTTTTTAACATTAAAAGAAATTCCCGAAATATATCGAGATGATAGTGCATGTAAATTAATCATGAAGTATATAATAAATTATGAAAAATATAAAAGGGATTTAAGAAAGTATAGCACTTTACCAAATATGAAACGAGACAAAATAATGATAATTTTTGACATATTAAGAACTATAAAGAATAATGATTTAAAAAAGACAAATATAATGTATGCCACAAATTTGGACTGGAGAACACTTAACAACTATATGAGCTATTTAATAAAAAACGAGTTTATTAAAGAAGAAAGAGAAAAATTTTCTTTGACCGAAAGGGGAAGACAATTATTAGAAAAGATCGAAAATGTGCTTAGATTAATTTATTTTAACGAGTAA
- a CDS encoding winged helix-turn-helix domain-containing protein, which translates to MMKVPPPIVNGKNNRRRYKRSQFEVIFEILHIIKEGEKVKTRIMYAANLDWRNFSKYMDFLIGHGFIKKDKNEKFELTELGCKLYNSLYDLFTIIGSKP; encoded by the coding sequence ATGATGAAAGTCCCCCCTCCGATTGTAAATGGAAAAAATAATAGAAGAAGATATAAACGCTCCCAATTTGAAGTTATATTCGAGATATTACACATCATAAAAGAAGGAGAGAAAGTAAAGACAAGAATTATGTATGCAGCAAATTTGGACTGGAGAAACTTTTCAAAATATATGGATTTTTTAATCGGCCATGGATTTATAAAGAAAGATAAAAATGAAAAATTCGAACTTACAGAATTGGGTTGTAAATTATACAATTCTTTATACGATTTATTTACAATAATAGGTTCTAAGCCATAA